CCTAAGGCGCCAAGGGCTTCCGTTGAACATCATGGCGGCCAGCGTGGTGCTCCTCGGTGTGGTGATGACCCTTGTGGTCAGCCATTTCGGCAGAATAGACATCAAGGCTGCCGTGGGACTGTATTCCGGTGCCGTGACCAATACGCCCAGCTTGGGCGCGGCCCAGCAGGCGCTCAAGGACATCCCCGGCCTCCCGGACGAGGCCGCCAAGCTGCCCGGTCTCGGTTATGCCATCGCGTATCCGTTCGGCATCATCGGCATCATCCTGACGATGCTGCTGGTGCGCGCGCTGTTCCGGGTCAACATCGCTCAAGAGGGCGAGCAGATTGCACGCATTCAACGCCCTGCCGTACCGCCGCCATCGAACGCCAATCTCCAGGTGACGAACCCGAACCTGGATGGGCTGCGCATTCGTGATATCCCGGGGCTTGCGGAATCGGGTGTGGTGATCTCGCGTATCCTGCACGAAGGGAAACTGGAGGTGGCCCATCCCGAGACGGTGATGCGGCTGGGAGATGTGCTGCACGCGGTGGGTCCGGAAAAGAAGCTGAGGCAACTGCAGTTGATCGTGGGATCCGAAAGTGATGTGGACCTCAAGGAGATGCCCAGTTCCCTCATCATCCGGCGTCTGGTGGTCACGCGTCGTGCAGTACTGGGCAAAACGCTGGAGGAGCTGGACTTGGTTGGCCGCTTCGGGGTCACGGTGACGCGGGTCAGCCGCGCCGAGATCGAGTTCACTCCCACCCGCGACTACCGGCTGCAGTTCGGAGACACATTGCTCGCCGTCGGAGAGGAAGATGGCATCAACAGGGCGGCGGCAGAGGTGGGGAACTCGGCCAGGCGGTTGAACCATCCGGAGATCGTCCCCATCTTCGTCGGAATTGTGCTGGGCGTCATCGTCGGAAGCTGGCCGGTGGAGGTTCCCGGAATGCCCGCGCCCGTCAAGCTTGGGTTGGCGGGAGGCCCGCTGGTGGTGGCCATTCTACTCAGTCGGCTGGGCAGGGTGGGACCGCTGGTGTGGTATATGCCCATCAGCGCCAACTTCATCCTCCGGGAGGTGGGGATCGTGCTGTTCCTGGCGTGCGTGGGGTTGCGGGCCGGGGATCAGTTCGTGGCCACACTCGTCAACGGCGACGGTCTACAATGGATGGCCTGGGCCACTCTCATCACCCTAGTGCCTCTTCTGGTGGTGGCGCTGGTGGCCCGCGCCATTTATCGGGTCAATTATCTCTCGCTTTGCGGGTTGCTGGCGGGCAGCATGACCGACCCGCCAGCCCTCGCCTTCGCCACGAACATCACCGGCTCCGACGCCCCGAACGTGTCCTACGCCACGGTGTATCCTCTGGTGATGCTGCTGCGCGTCCTCAGCGCCCAGGCCATTGTTCTGCTACTGGTGCGCTGAAAGGTTCGCCGCCGCCTAGAACGCGGTCTGCAGCTGCATGAGCACGGCGTCGTTCCGTATTTCGCGTCCCTGTTCGTCGTTTTTCTCGTAGTTGATCTGGAAGCGCGTTGCCCCGTCGGAAGAGATTGCGTGCGTCCAGCCCAAAGTCCAGCACGCGGTGGCATCGGAAGGGGTGGAACGGTCCGTGTCAAGGTAGCTGTACCGCAGCGCAGCCGAGGAGCCGCGCCCGATGTCCGTCACGGCCGTGGCGTACCATCCCAGTTTCCTGCGCGCGCCGTCCCATCCCTGGATGTATTCGCCCTGCAGCTTCCAGCGGTCGGCCTGATAGATCAACTCCAGTCCCGTGCGGTCGTGTCGGTTGCGCGTGGCGCCTGCCGCGCCATCGTAAATGGCTGCTCCAAGGTGGAGGGGCTTGACGGGTTTCCACGTTAGCCTGGCCGCTATGTCCTTGCGGTCATTGTCATCGCCGGTGTTGATGCCCGCGCCGTTGAAGATGCCCAGCCAGTATTCTACTTCGGCGCCCTTCGATGCCCCGCTGACCATTACGCCGGCGTCCCTTCCCTGGGCTCCCAAATCGCGTCCCGGGACAAGCGACTCGGTGACCGGGCTGCGGTTGATCAACTCCAACCGGGTGCTGGACTGAAGGTTCTCCACCCCGAACGGGATCTTGAACTGACCCGCCTGAAGACGAACTCCGGAGGGTAGGCGATACCCAATGATGGCGTCCAGCAGCTGGGCCCGTCCCACATTCGCTGTGGATGTGGTGAGTGGAGGTCCCGCCGAGACTCCCGTCACGGCGCGCCGCGACCCCGCGAGATCCCATTGAAGTTTCCAGTCTAGCGCCGGCACGGGAGTACCTTCCAGCGAGACCCGCGCCCGGCGGATGTCGCCTCCGTCGTTGAACCCGTCGGCTCCCGAATGCTGATAGCGCGCCTGAATGTAGCCGCTGACCTTTACCGGTGTCTTCGCCGTCACCGGCGCGCCTGACTTTGCGGCGGCCGCTGTCTGTTCCTTTCGAGCCGCGGCGATCTCCGCCCGGAGTTCTTCGGCGTCCTGCGCTGTGATGATCTGCTTCTTCAGCAGATGGTCAATGACGATGTCCACCGGATCCCTGGGAGCAGCCGCCCGCGCCCCCGTAATCCCCGCCGCCAGTGCCGCGGCTATCAGTAACACTGCTCTCAATTCTGGCCTCCTCCTGGCCTGTGTTGGTATCCGCCGCGTGGTGCGTCCCGCCGCACGGACCGTTCTGGATATCGGATGGCAGGGATGCTGGTCTGGAGGGGCGGTCGCTGAATGTCGCAGAAATCCGGCGGCAGATCGGAACTTGTGGAACATCTAAGTGCCCCTTGAATCCTGTTCTGTCGCGTGGTATACTGCCGCGGCGGACCGGCCGGCCGTAGCTGAAGGTCCCCTGTCCGGCCGCTTTCTGCGCTCAAATCCCTTCACCGGCGGCCGGTATAGCCGGTCATAACCAGACATCGGAGGCAGTCCCGGGCTATGAAGGCCATACTTACGAAGAAGAATCTGCTCGAAGGCATCCGTACCGCTTCGCACGCAATCAGCGGGCGCACCGCTCTCCCCATATTGGGGCATGTGCTCCTTTCGAGCGAAGAAACCACCATCCGGGTCTCGGCGACAGACCATCAGATCGGTGTCTCCACCGTCATCCCGGCTCAGATTCTGGCGCCGGGCGAGGTGACGCTGCCGGCGTCAGTGGCGGCGGAGGTCGTGGGTGCGTTTCCGGAGGCAGACGTGATTGTTGAATCCGACGATATCAGCAACCAGGTTCGCCTGTGCTGCCCGCCGGCGGAGTTCAACCTGGTGGGACTGCCGCCGGGAGACTTCCCCGACCTGCCGGAGGTGCCGGATGATGTCTGGTTCGAGATGGACGCAAAGCAGCTCCGAGCGGGTCTCAAGCGCACGGTGTTCGCCTGCTCTACAGATGAGCTGCGCACCATCCTGCTCGGCGTGCTGTTCAACTTCCAGGGCGACTCGCTGGGACTGGTGGCCACGGACACCCATCGGCTGGCGGTGGACACCCGGATGGTGCCCGCAGGCGAAGGTCAGGCGAGCGCGGTGGTCCCGCAGAGGGCGATCAACGAGCTCCTCAAGATTATGCCGGTCGAGGGGACGGTTCGCGTTCATATCTCGGAGCGACAGATCATGTTCCGGCTGCCCGAGGCGACCCTGGTGGCTGCGCTCATAGAGGGACAGTTCCCCAACTACGAGCGGGTCATCCCCACCGAGTTCGACAAGCGATGGGTCATCCCCACGGAGCTGCTGACGGGCGCTGTGCGACGTGCCAGCATCGTGGCCAGGCAGGACATGCAGCGGGTTGTGTTCCGCTCACGCGGAGAGAAGGTGGCGGTTTCGGCCCGCGCTGGAGCCATCGGGCAGGTTTACGAGGAGGTGGAAGCGGTTCGCGAGGGCGACGATCTGGAGATCGCCTTCAACTGCGGATACCTGATGGATGTGCTGAATGTCATCGAGACCGATGGCGTAGCGTTCGAGATGTCTCAGTCGCTTTCGCCGGCCGTGCTCAAGCCGGTGGGACTCGATGACTACAAGTGCGTCGTCATGCCCATGCAAGTGCAGGAGGCGGGTCTCTCCGATTACTGACCCTTTGCCCTTGACTCAGGGCACTGTGCGGCCGCGCCGGGCATACCACTGTTCGCGCGCGGCCTTCGCTTCTTCCACCAGGCGTTTCACCTCGGCAAAGGCCCGTTCGTTGATCAGCGCCGCTGCCTGCTTTTTGTCCTCCAGCTCGTAGAGGTCGTCCAGTCCCAATGGCGGGCCGAAGTGCACCTCGATATGGCTGCGCCGCAGGCGCTTGCTGTGGGGGCGAAGCATCTCGTAGGTTCCCGCGAATCCGCACGGTACCACGGGAGCCCTGCTCCGCAGCGCAATCAGCCCCAGTCCCGGCTGGAACGGCTGCAGCTCACCAGTCTCGCTGCGGTGTCCTTCCGGGAAGATGCCCACCATCCACCCGCGCTCCAGGATCTCGAAGGTGGTTCTCAGCGCCTCACGATCAGCGGTTCCCTGCCGCACAGGATAGGACTCCAGCTTCCTGCACACCCAGGCCAGCAGCCGGTTGCCGGTGAACAGCTCCGCCTTGCCCATATAGGCCACCGTCCGGCGGACGGCGCTGCCCATCAAAGGCGGGTCCAGGTAGCTGATATGGTTACTGATGATGATGACCGGACCTTCCGGCGGGATGTGCTCCAGCCCCACGATCCGCCAGGTTCCCATCACGCGGAAGAAGAGACGGAAGAATCCGCGGATGGTCACATAGACGATGTTCGGCTCAAAGAGTCGCGTCAACATACCAGGCTACGATTCTGTCCACCACCTCGTCCGGTGTCAGTTGGTCGGTTTCGAGGATATATGCGTCGGGTGCGGGCTGAAGAGGTGATACGGCCCGCGTGGAGTCGCGGGCGTCCCGCTCCAGGATCTCTGCCAGCACCTGCTCCTCCGATACGCTCTGGTTCTGCTTCTGGAAGTCCCGCACTCGTCTGCGGGCACGCTCCTGGGGGGAGGCTGTCAGGAAGACCTTCAAAGTGGCATTAGGGAAGACCACCGTTCCCATATCCCTCCCTTCGGCCACGGTGTTCCGGCCCTCAGCAATGCTCCTCTGCAGTTCCACCAGGCGGGCTCGGACCTCAGGCACGGCCGAGACGGGAGACGACGCCCGGGATACCTCCGGGGTACGGATGAGTTCGGTCACGTCCTCTCCATCGGCCAGAACGCGGGTGGCTCCGTCCTCTTCCCGGATCTCCACCCGGATGTCGCCGGCCAGTGCCGCCAGCGCCTGCGCGTCATCGGGAGACACTCCTCTGCGAAGCACCGCGGCGGCGAAGGCGCGGTAGGTGCTTCCCGAATCCAGATGAAACCATCCCAGCCGTTTCGCAAGCATCCCGGCCACCGTGCTCTTGCCCGCTCCTGCGGGACCATCAATGGTGATGACGTGACAGGAGTGGTCGGGGGCGGGAGGCCTCATCGCGTGACGCTTTCCAGCATCTCAAGGAAACCGGGGAACGACGTATTGACGCACTCCACGTCTTGCACCTCGGTCACGCCGGGAATGCAGCGGGCAGCGATGGCTGCCATCATCGCGATGCGATGGTCCCCGAATGATTGGACTGGCGCTCCTTGCAGGGCGGGCCCGCCGCGGATGATCATGCCGTCGGGAGTGCGGCGGGCCTCCGCGCCAAGCCTCGAAAGCGTCGCCGTTACAGTGGCCAGCCGGTCCGACTCCTTGACGGCCAGCTCCTGCGCGTCCCGGATCACCGTCTCGCCCTCCGCGAAGCAGGCGGCCAGGGCCAGCACCGGGACTTCGTCCACCATCCGGGGGATAAGCGACCCACCGAAGTCGCCGCCCTTCAGAGAGCTGTGCCGCACCACCAGCGTGCCTGCCGGCTCGCCCGAAACCTCGTGCTCCTCCAGGACCGAAATGTCGGCGCCCATCGCCCGGAGCGCGTGCAGCAGGCCCGTGCGGGTGGGGTTGAGGCCGACGTTGATGATGCGCAGCTCGGAGCCGGGGCAGATCAGTGCTCCCACGATGAAAAACGCCGCAGAGGAGATGTCTCCGGGCACGTGCACAGGCTGTCCTTTCAGCCGCGAGCCCGGCTTCAGCGTGACGGTCAGATCCTCGCAGATGAGCTGCGCTCCGAACGAGCGCAACATCCTTTCGGAATGGTCGCGCGAGAGCGAGGGTTCCCTGACCACTGTCTCGCCTTCGGCGAAGAGTCCAGCCAGAAGAAGAGCGGACTTGACTTGAGCGCTGGCTACGGGGCTTTCGAATTCGATCCCCTGAAGCCCCCCTCCCCGGATGGCCAGCGGCGCGAGATCTCCTTTTCGCGCCAGAATGGTGGCTCCCATTTTGCGCAGAGGATCGCATATGCGCTTCATTGGGCGACGCCGAATACTTTCGTCGCCCGTCAGGATGCTGAGAAACGGCTGGCCGGCGCACACTCCCGCCAGCAGGCGCAGCCCGGTGCCGGAGTTGCCCGAATCCAGTATGGTCTCCGGTTCGCTCAGGTCGCCTCCGTGGACCGTCAGCTCAGTGGCGGAGTGGGCGTCTATCCTGATGCCCATCAGCCTGAGCGAGCGCACCGTGTTCAGACAGTCTTCAGATGGCAGGAAGTTGGTGATATTGGTTTCTCCCTCTGCCAGCGCTCCCAGGATAGCCGCGCGGTGGGAGATGGACTTATCTCCCGGCGGAGCGATCTCGCCGCGAAACGGTCCCTCTCTCTGAAGAGTCCAGTTGCTCACTCCGGTGACTCCTTTCCCGTCGCCAGGCCCGAGTTCAGACGCCGTCCGGCTTCGAACCAGCTCTCGATCTCCTCCGGCGTTCCCTCGGCGATGAGCTCCTCCGCCCGGGCAAGCGCTTCGCGGAACTGCCGGAGCGCGTCCAGAATAGGCTCCTTGTTGGCGCAGCAGATGTCCCTCCAGAGGGCAGGGGGACTGGCTGCGACGCGGGTTAGGTCCCGAAAACTGCCCGCCCGCAAATCCCGTACACCAGGCCCTGCCGCTTCGGCTACCCGCAGAAAAGCTCCGGCTGCGATGTGCGGCAGATGACTGGTGCAGGCCACGATCCGGTC
The sequence above is drawn from the Armatimonadota bacterium genome and encodes:
- a CDS encoding 1-acyl-sn-glycerol-3-phosphate acyltransferase produces the protein MLTRLFEPNIVYVTIRGFFRLFFRVMGTWRIVGLEHIPPEGPVIIISNHISYLDPPLMGSAVRRTVAYMGKAELFTGNRLLAWVCRKLESYPVRQGTADREALRTTFEILERGWMVGIFPEGHRSETGELQPFQPGLGLIALRSRAPVVPCGFAGTYEMLRPHSKRLRRSHIEVHFGPPLGLDDLYELEDKKQAAALINERAFAEVKRLVEEAKAAREQWYARRGRTVP
- the aroA gene encoding 3-phosphoshikimate 1-carboxyvinyltransferase, which gives rise to MSNWTLQREGPFRGEIAPPGDKSISHRAAILGALAEGETNITNFLPSEDCLNTVRSLRLMGIRIDAHSATELTVHGGDLSEPETILDSGNSGTGLRLLAGVCAGQPFLSILTGDESIRRRPMKRICDPLRKMGATILARKGDLAPLAIRGGGLQGIEFESPVASAQVKSALLLAGLFAEGETVVREPSLSRDHSERMLRSFGAQLICEDLTVTLKPGSRLKGQPVHVPGDISSAAFFIVGALICPGSELRIINVGLNPTRTGLLHALRAMGADISVLEEHEVSGEPAGTLVVRHSSLKGGDFGGSLIPRMVDEVPVLALAACFAEGETVIRDAQELAVKESDRLATVTATLSRLGAEARRTPDGMIIRGGPALQGAPVQSFGDHRIAMMAAIAARCIPGVTEVQDVECVNTSFPGFLEMLESVTR
- the cmk gene encoding cytidylate kinase: MRPPAPDHSCHVITIDGPAGAGKSTVAGMLAKRLGWFHLDSGSTYRAFAAAVLRRGVSPDDAQALAALAGDIRVEIREEDGATRVLADGEDVTELIRTPEVSRASSPVSAVPEVRARLVELQRSIAEGRNTVAEGRDMGTVVFPNATLKVFLTASPQERARRRVRDFQKQNQSVSEEQVLAEILERDARDSTRAVSPLQPAPDAYILETDQLTPDEVVDRIVAWYVDATL
- a CDS encoding putative transport protein, with translation MDFIIQLFTEDTVAHTVLILGLVAALGLLVGSIRVFGINLGIAGVLFAGLAFGHFGLGINEHVLEFAKEFGLILFVYTIGVQVGPGFTDSLRRQGLPLNIMAASVVLLGVVMTLVVSHFGRIDIKAAVGLYSGAVTNTPSLGAAQQALKDIPGLPDEAAKLPGLGYAIAYPFGIIGIILTMLLVRALFRVNIAQEGEQIARIQRPAVPPPSNANLQVTNPNLDGLRIRDIPGLAESGVVISRILHEGKLEVAHPETVMRLGDVLHAVGPEKKLRQLQLIVGSESDVDLKEMPSSLIIRRLVVTRRAVLGKTLEELDLVGRFGVTVTRVSRAEIEFTPTRDYRLQFGDTLLAVGEEDGINRAAAEVGNSARRLNHPEIVPIFVGIVLGVIVGSWPVEVPGMPAPVKLGLAGGPLVVAILLSRLGRVGPLVWYMPISANFILREVGIVLFLACVGLRAGDQFVATLVNGDGLQWMAWATLITLVPLLVVALVARAIYRVNYLSLCGLLAGSMTDPPALAFATNITGSDAPNVSYATVYPLVMLLRVLSAQAIVLLLVR
- the dnaN gene encoding DNA polymerase III subunit beta, producing the protein MKAILTKKNLLEGIRTASHAISGRTALPILGHVLLSSEETTIRVSATDHQIGVSTVIPAQILAPGEVTLPASVAAEVVGAFPEADVIVESDDISNQVRLCCPPAEFNLVGLPPGDFPDLPEVPDDVWFEMDAKQLRAGLKRTVFACSTDELRTILLGVLFNFQGDSLGLVATDTHRLAVDTRMVPAGEGQASAVVPQRAINELLKIMPVEGTVRVHISERQIMFRLPEATLVAALIEGQFPNYERVIPTEFDKRWVIPTELLTGAVRRASIVARQDMQRVVFRSRGEKVAVSARAGAIGQVYEEVEAVREGDDLEIAFNCGYLMDVLNVIETDGVAFEMSQSLSPAVLKPVGLDDYKCVVMPMQVQEAGLSDY